The following are encoded together in the Schistocerca americana isolate TAMUIC-IGC-003095 chromosome 6, iqSchAmer2.1, whole genome shotgun sequence genome:
- the LOC124619622 gene encoding mediator of RNA polymerase II transcription subunit 22, with the protein MAHARSLPQSKEALLKSYTTRLRDDVKSMLENFDEIIRLSKAESDTQLSKMTQSEQDTFEMHVRAANIVRAGESLMKLVSDIKQYLILNDFPSVNEAITQNSKLFRTKQAECDQKLMSLRDDMAADLYDLEEEYYSSIYK; encoded by the exons ATGGCACATGCAAGGTCCTTGCCACAAAGCAAGGAAGCGTTGCTAAAATCGTACACGACAAGGCTGAGGGATGATGTTAAGTCTATGCTGGAAAATTTTGATG AAATAATCAGATTGTCGAAGGCGGAGAGTGATACGCAGCTGTCGAAGATGACACAGAGCGAACAAGACACATTTGAAATGCATGTTCGAGCTGCTAATATT GTTCGCGCAGGTGAATCTTTGATGAAATTGGTGTCTGATATCAAACAGTATTTAATATTAAACGATTTTCCCTCGGTTAATGAGGCCATTACACAAAACTCGAAGCTATTCCGAACGAAGCAAGCAGAATGTGATCAGAAACTAATGAGTCTTAGAGATGACATGGCTGCGGATTTGTATGATCTGGAAGAGGAATATTACTCGTCAATTTATAAGTGA